The Streptomyces pratensis genomic interval AGCTCCAGCTCCGCCAGGGCGGCCCCGGCGACGCCGTACTCCAGGAACCGGCCCCGGCAGTACGGCTTGCCGCGTACGGGATCCAGGGCGAGCAGCAGCAGTTCCTCGGGGAGCGTGGGCCCGGCGTGGTTCACGGCGAGGCCGTGATCCGTCCGGTGACCTCGCCGAGTCCGACCCGGGTGCCGTGCGGCCCGGGTGCCCACGCGGTCAGCGTCACGGTGTCACCGTCCTCCAGGAACGTCCGCTTGCCCTCGGCCAGCTCCAGCGGATCGCGGCCGTTCCAGGTGAGTTCGAGCAGGGACCCGCGCTGTCCGGGCTCCGCACCGCTGACGGTGCCGGAGCCGTACAGGTCACCCGTGCGCAGCGAGGCGCCGTTCACCGTCATCTGCGCCAGCTGCTGGGCCGCCGTCCAGTACATCGAGGAGAACGGCGGCTCGGAGACGGTCTGCCCGTTGATCTCCACCGAGATCCGGATGTCGAAGCCGCCCGGCTCCTCGTCGTCCGCGTCCTCCAGATAGGGGAGCAGCCCGAAGTCCCGTGCGGGCGGTGCCGTGCGGGCCGCGTCCAGGGCCTCCAGCGGAGTGACCCACGCCGACACGGAGGTGGCGAAGGACTTGCCGAGGAAGGGACCCAGCGGCACGTACTCCCAGGCCTGGATGTCCCGCGCCGACCAGTCGTTGAGCAGGGACAGCCCGAAGACGTGCTCGCGGAAGTCGCCGAGCGCCACGGGAGAGCCCTGTGCCGACGGGACACCCACGACGAAGCCGACCTCGGCCTCGATGTCCAGCTTCACCGAGGGACCGAAGACGGGCGCGGGATCGGCCGGTGCCTTGCGCTGGCCGGAGGGGCGCACCACGTCGGTGCCCGAGACGACGACCGTGCCGGCCCGCCCGTGGTAACCGATCGGCAGGTGCTTCCAGTTGGGGGTGAGGGCCGCCCCGTCGGGGCGGAAGATCCTGCCCACGTTCGTGGCGTGGTGCTCGCTGGCGTAGAAGTCGACGTAGTCCGCGACCTCGTACGGCAGGTGGAGGGTCACCGAGTCGACCGGGTACAGCAGCGGTTCCAGGTCCGGGCGGTGGGACGGGACCGTCACCCACGCCGTCAGCGCCCGCCGCACGTCCCTCCACGCGGTGCGTCCCGCCGCCAGCAGCGGCATCAGGCTCGGCTGCGCCAGCAGTCTGGCGTAGGGCGAACCGAGCGCGTGCGCCGCCGCTCCGGCGTCCAGTACATGTCCGCCGATGCGGACTCCGACCTTTCGGTCCTCGGGGTGCCCGGGGGTGGAGAACACGCCGTACGGAAGGTTGTGCGGACCGAAGGGATCGCCCTCGGCCAGGTCGAGCGGGCTGCTCTGCTCGGGCATCTGTCGCTGCCCCTTTCCAGTCGCTTGAGGAACACGGTACGTCGGCGTCGCCGGTCGGCGGCAGTGCCTCAAGTAGGCGTAATGCCCGGAAAGTTATGTGATAACCCTGCTCGACCCACCCGTGCGGGGAGGTCAGCCCGCCGTGCGCGGGATGCGCTTCTCCCAGGTCCGGTGGAAGACGATCTCGTCGCCGTCCCTGCACACGACCTCGTTGGACGTGATGAAGTCGTCCGCGTCCGCGCTCAGCTCCGAACGCGTCTCGACCCGTACGTCCCAGGACATCTCGGGCCGGTGCAGCCGGATCGTCCAGTCCGAACGGGCTCTGGCCGACAGCGGGTCGTCCTGCTGGATCGTGTAGGTCTCCAGCGCGTCCTCGGTGAACTCCAGACCGTCGGGGTAGACACGCGTGCCCCCGTAGCGCGGATCGACCTCCAGGCGCCATTCGCCCTTGGCGACGTCACGGATCACGAGGCGCTCCGGACGCTGCTCGTCGAGCGTGGCCGGGAAGACGACGCCGAGCGGCTCCGCCTGCTCCGGTTCGCCGAAGGTGATCGCCGGGTCCTCGGTGTGCCGGCGCACCGGGAGTTCGACGAGGCTGCCCTCCGCCTCGAGCGTGAAGCCCGCCGAACCGGCCTGGGGCCAGATCCACGGCCAGTACGAGGACGAGAGGGCGACCCTGATCCGGTGGCCGCGCGGGAAGGTGTGCCCGATGCCGTTCAGCTCGAACGTCACGTACTCGGTCTCCCCGACGGGCCAGTCCTCCGCGTGGTCGCGCCCGTGACGGGCGGCCAGGTTGAGGGCCCCGCGGGTCACCAGGGTGGAGGACCCGTCCGGGGCCACGTCGCAGAGCCGGGCGATCACCTGGCCGCGCGGTACGTCCATCCGGACCAGGAGCGTCACCCGTGGACGGCCGAGGATCTCGATGGGGGCGTCCTCGACGGGGAACTCGAAGCACACCGACTTGGCGTCCTCGTCCCGCTGGTCAGGCGGCAGGTCGGCGTCGTTCCCGAACGGGAAGAAGCGGCCCGCGTCCAGCCCGGTCTGCTGCGGTGAGCGGACGGTCTGCGCCCCGCCCTCCAGGGCGTACGTCACGGGGGCGACGTTCTCGGACGGCCAGCTCGCGTCACCGACCCAGCGGCCGGGCAGCGTCTCGTAGACCGTGGCCGGGCGGTGGGAGCCGCTGATCCAGGACCGCAGCAGAGGCTCGTTCATCACCCCGGTGTCCTCGTCCTTGAGGTGCTGGTCCCACCAGCGCAGCGTCTCCTGGAGGAAGCCGATCGCCGGCCCCGGAGGGAGGCCCCGGTCCGGGTACTGGTGCGACCAGGGGCCGATCAGCCCACGTACCTGCCCGGGGTCCAGGTGCTCGACGAGCCTCAGGACGGTGTCGCGGTACGGGTCGTGCCAGCCGCCCACGGCCAGCACCTTCGCCTTGACGGCGCCGTAGTCCTCGCAGACGCTGCCGTGCTTCCAGTAGTCGTCGCGGGTCTGGTGGGACAGCCACGTATGGATGAACGGCTCCACCTTCTCGAGCCGGCGCGTCCACATGTCCCGCCAGTCGTCGCCGACGTCCGCCGGGTCCGGGGGGCGGGAGACGAAGGCCAGCATGGTGGAGGCCCAGGCGTGCATGTCCACACCGAGGACCGAGCCGCCCATGTAGTGGACGTCGTTGTCGTAGCGGTCGTCCGCCGAACAGACGGTGACGACGGCCTTCAGGGGCTCCGGTGCGAGCGCCGCGATCTGGAGGGAGTTGAAGCCGCCCCAGGAGATGCCGAACATGCCGACCCGCCCGGAGCACCACTCCTGCTGGGCCAGCCAGTGCACCACGGCGACCCCGTCGGCGAGCTCCGTCGCGTCGTACTCGTCGCCGGGCATGCCCTCACTGTTGCCGTGCCCGCGCACATCGACGCGTACGGAGGCGTAGCCGTGGCCCGCGTACCAGGGGTGGCGCTGCCAGTCGCGCGGCGCCGTCCAGTCGCTGAGCCGGTAGGGCAGGTACTCCAGCAGCGCGGGCACCGGTTCGTCGGTGACCGGCCGCCAGATCCTGGCGTACAGCTGGGTGCCGTCCGCGAGGGGGATGTAGAGGTCCTCGTGGGTGGTCTCGTACGGGAAATCGGTGCGGATGTGCATGGCGGTACCTCAGTGGACGGGGTGCATGGTGCGCTTCAGCCAGGGAGCGGCGGCGATGACGGCCACACCGGCCACCACCGCGATGGCGCCATTGACACCGAAGTAGGCGGGGTTGGAGACCTCGCCGTAGAGCTTCACGATCTGTGCCTGGATGCCGTTGGCCAGGGCCAGCGACAGGAACCACAGCGCCATCGTCTGGCTGGCGAACGCCTTGGGCGCGAGCTTGGTGGTGGCGGACATGCCGGAGGTCTCGAGCAGGATGTCGCCGAGGCCGAGCAGCAGATAGGAGCCGACGATCCACCAGGCGGCCATCTTGTACGTGTCGTCGGCATGGCCCGAGGTCGGGATGACCATGAGGAGGAAGGACAGCCCGCCGAGGATCACCCCGATCGCGATCTTGTTCGAGGCGTGCGGCTGACGCGGTCCCATCCGGGCCCAGACGGCGGCCACGACGGGCGCCAGCGCGACCTCGAAGGCGCCCAGCGCGGAGGCGTACCAGCTCGCCGGGAAGTGGAAGCCGAAGATCTCCGTACGGGCGTTGGTCGAGGCGAGCAGCATCATCGTCGAGTACGCCTGGAAGAGGATGAAGTTGAAGACGACGGAGGCCAGGAACAGCACGACGTACGGCCGGAGCCTGCCGCGCTCCTCCGGGGTGACCCGGGGGCTCCTGAACATCACCACGAAGTACACGACCGGTGCGATCACCGACACGAGGGTCAGGACGTCGACGAACCGGTCCATCGTGAGCCATCCGGCCAGTGCCAGCGCCGTCGCGACCAGGGCGGCCGCGACGACGCCGGCCACGATCGTCAGCACGGCCCGGCGCATCGGCCCCGGCGCGAGGGCGTACTCCGCCGCGTGCTTTCGCCCGGCCAGGTGACGCCGGCCCGCGACGTACTGGATCAGGCCGAACGTCATGCCGACCGCGGCGGCCGAGAATCCCCAGTGCCAGCTCGCGTGCTCGCCGAGCCATCCGGTGACCAGGGGCCCGGCGAAGGCGCCGATGTTGATGCCCATGTAGTAGAGCGCGAAGCCGGCGTCACGGCGCTGGTCCTCGGTCCTGTAGAGCTTGCCGACCATCGAGGCGACATTGGGCTTGAGCAGGCCCGTCCCCGCGCTGATCAGGCCGAGCCCCACCCAGGTCATCGTGGCGGTGGGCACGGCCATGGCGTAGTGGCCGCAGGCGATGAGGATGCCGCCGTACAGGACGGCGCGGTACGAACCGAGGATCCGGTCGGCCAGCCAGCCGCCCGCGACGGACACGAGATAGACGAGGGTGCCGTAGGCGGCCGACACGGAGGCGGCGGTGCCCGGGTCCATGCCCATGCCGCCGTCGGAGACCTTGTCGGCGAAGAAGAGGACCAGGATGGCCTGCATCCCGAGGAACGAGAAACGCTCCCAGACCTCCAGTCCTGACAAGGTCATCAGACCCCGTGGCTGGCCGAAGAAGGCGTGATCGTCTCCGGGCGGTGGCTGAGCCGGTTCGGTACCGGTGGGGGCGTGGGACAAAGCGGCAACTCCTGATCGTATGAGCTGATGCCGAACATACCGGCGGTGGCGGGAAGGCGCCCACGGTGATCCAAAGGGGACCGGATACGCTGACTTGAGTGAGGACAGCGACACATCGACAATCCGTGTGATCGTCAGCAGACAGGAGATCCCCTCGTGACCGTCGTCGGGCCGTTCGGACTGAGCGTGCGGGACAAGGCTCTTGAGGCCGATGTCCAGGCAGGTTTGGCCGCTGTCGAGGCGGGGCTGCTGGACGCCACCAAGAGCGAGGTCCCGTTCATCACGGAGGCCGCGCAGCACCTCGTCAGCGCGGGCGGCAAGCGCTTCCGGCCGCTGCTCGTGATGCTCGCGTCCCAGTTCGGTGACCCCGACGCGCCGGGCGTGGTCCCGTCCGCCGTGGTCGTCGAGCTGACGCACCTGGCGACGCTGTACCACGACGACGTGATGGACGAGGCGGACGTACGCCGCGGGGTGGAGAGCGCCAACACCCGCTGGGGCAACTCCGTCGCCGTCCTGACGGGCGACTTCCTCTTCGCCCGCGCCTCGCACATCCTGGCCGACCTCGGGCCGCAGGCCGTCCGTATCCAGGCGGAGGCGTTCGAACGCCTGGTCACCGGTCAGATCCTGGAGACCGCCGGCCCGCGCGACGGGCGCGACCCCGTCGACCACTACATGGACGTGCTGGGGGGCAAGACCGGCTCGCTCGTCGCCGTCTCCGGCAGGTTCGGCGCCCTGATGGCGGGGGCCGACGAGTCGGTCGTCGACATCCTCACCCAGTACGGGGAACGCCTCGGCATCGCCTTCCAGCTCGCCGACGACGTCCTGGACATCGCCTCCGACTCCCACGAGTCGGGCAAGACACCCGGCACCGACCTGCGCGAGGGAATTCCCACCCTTCCGGTCCTCCACCTGCGCGCGCGTGCGGCGGCCGAGGGCCGTCCGGAGGACAAGGAGCTCGTGGAGCTGCTGGACGGCGACCTCGGGGACGACGCCCGGCTCGCGGAGGCGCTGCGCAGGCTGCGCGCCCACCCGGCACTCGAGCAGGCGCGGCGCGACACCGTCCGCTTCGCCCAGGAGGCCCGGGCGACGCTGGCCCCGCTCCCCGAGTGCTACGCGAAGGCCGCGCTCGAAGAACTGTGCGACGCCGTGGTGCACCGCGCCGGCTGACCGTGCGGCCGGACGGGGGACCCGGTGGGACCCCTAAGGGCTCGCCGGACCACATGTCGTCCGGGTCATCCCGGAGAGGTACGCCCAGTTGCTCCCGAGGGCTGACGCTTGTTCCCGCCCGATTTGGTCAGATGGATGACAACCACTCCTGACCACATCGGGTGAGAATGGCGGCGGGGAGTGGACACGTGCAACGGGATGGCAGCCGCCGACCACGGAGGTAGAGCACACATGGCACCGAACGACAGCGCAGAGACCAACGGTGAGGCCACGGGCACTGTCGTGGGCCGTCGGAAGGCGGCGCGCTACATCGTCCCGTTCGCGGTGGCGGGCGTGGCGGCGGCGACGATCGGACTCGTCCCGGCACTCGCGGACTCCGGCGACCCGCAGCTGCCGGACATCACCGCCCAGGAACTCGTCGAGAAGATCGCCGCGTCGGACGAGGAGCAGCTCTCCGGCACGGTGAAGGTCAGCACCGACCTCGGCATCCCCTCGCTCGGCGGGCTCGCGGGCAGCTTCGCCCCGGACGCCGGAGCGGGAGCGGGCGGGTCGAGCGCGTCCCCCGACGCGAAGCTGATGGAGCTCGCCTCCGGGACGCACACGCTCCGGGTCGCGGTCGACGGCCCCGACAAGCAGCGCCTGTCGATCCTCGGCGAGGGCTCCGAGTACAGCCTCGTCCACAACGGGGACGACATCTGGGGGTACGACAGCGAGAGCAACGAGGTCTACCACGCGGAGTCCGACGGGAACGAGCGCGCGGGCGGCAAGGCCGACAAGGCGCCCGAGGGCGTGCCGGGCACCCCGAAGGAGCTCGCCGAGAAGGCGCTCGCCGCTGCCGGCGACACCACCTCGGTCACCGTCGGCGGCACGGCGCAGGTGGCGGGCCGCGACGCCTACAAGCTCGTGATCAAGCCGAAGCAGTCCGGTTCGACGATCGGCTCCGTCACGGTCGCGGTCGACGCCTCGACCGGCGTACCGCTGAAGTTCACCCTGGCCCCGAGCAGTGGCGGCAAGGCCGTGGTCGACGCCGGCTTCACCGACGTCGACTTCGCGAAGCCCGACGCCTCCTCCTTCTCCTTCACCCCGCCCAAGGGCGCGAAAGTGACCGAGGCCGACGAACTGAAGGCCGAGGCGGAGAAGGACGGCGCGGCGGACAAGGCCGAGAAGGACCTGACCGCGCTGGAGGACTTCAAGGGCCTCGATGTGATCGGAGAGGGCTGGAACACCGTCGCCGAGATAGAGGTCCCGGGCGGGGCGGGGCTGCCCGCCCAGGGCTCCGGCGACGTACCCGCGCAGGCGCAGCAGTTCCTGGACGCGCTCGGCGACAAGGTCACCGGCGACTTCGGCTCCGGCACGGTCTTCGAGACGCGCCTGGTCAACGCGCTGCTGACGGACGACGGCAAGGTCTACGTCGGCGCGGTCACGAAGGACGCACTGGTGAAGGCGGCCGACACCGCCAAGTAGGACGCACCGCACGCCCCGCCCCGTCGTACGCTCCGTACGGCGGGGCGGCCCGTGCGACAGGACGTCTCTTCGCGGAGGGCCGCTCCGCCACGGGAATCCGTCAGAGGGACGGCCCCCGCGACGGGCACGGCGGGCACAGGGCGCAGACGCGTGCGCCGGACACGGTGGGACAGGACCGGGGAGTGCGCATGACCGACACAGCGGCCGAGGCGGCGGCATCGGACACCGGCCGGGGGTCCGGCCCCGTGATCGAGACCCGCGGGCTCACCAAGCGCTACCGGGGCGGACAGCCGGCCGTCGACGGGCTCGACCTCGCCGTCCCCGCCGGGAGCGTCTTCGGCTTCCTCGGGCCCAACGGATCCGGCAAGACCACCACGATCCGGATGCTCATGGGGCTCATCGACCCGACCTCCGGCACCGCACACGTCCTCGGCCGCCCCATGCCGGCCGCCGCCCGCACGGTGCTCCCGCAGGTGGGCGCGCTCATCGAAGGGCCCGCGCTGTACGGGTTCCTGACAGGCCGCGACAACCTCGTACGCTTCGACTCCGCCGACCCGACGGCCGATCCGCGCACCCGCCGGACGCGGGTGCGGAACGCCCTGGACCGGGTCGGGCTCGCCCCCGCCGCCGGCAAGAAGGCCAAGGCGTACTCACTCGGGATGAAGCAGCGCCTGGGGCTGGCCGCCGCTCTTCTCCAGCCGCGCAGGCTGCTCGTGCTGGACGAACCGACCAACGGCCTCGACCCGCAGGGCATGCGCGAGATCCGCTCCCTGGTCCGGGAGCTCGCGGCCGAGGGCACCACCGTCTTCCTCTCCTCCCACCTGCTCGACGAGATCGAACAGGTCTGCACCCACGCGGCGGTGATGGCGCGCGGCCGGCTGCTCGTCCAGGGCCCGGTCGCCGTGCTCGCCGCGGGTGCCCGGGGCCGGCTCGCCGTCACCACCCCCGACCCCGGTGACGCGGCCCGCGTCCTCGTCGCACACGGGGCGACGGGCCTGGTGACCGACGGGGGCCGGGTGACCGCCGACGCGCCGCCGGGCGAGGTGGAACTCGCGGACCTCAACGCCGCCCTGGTGCGTGCCGGAGTCCGCGTCCGCGCCTTCGGCGTCGAACGGGCCTCGCTGGAGGACGCCTTCGTCGCACTCACCGGAGAGGGATTCGATGTCGCAGGCTGAACTCACGGCGCCCCCCGCCCCGGCCCGGACACCGCGCCGGCTGTGGACCCTGGGGATCCTCCGCTCCGAACTGACCACCACGCTCCGCCGGTGGCGCACCCTGGCCCTGCTCGGCGTGCTGGCGGCCGTGCCGGTCCTGATCGGCATCGCCGTCCGGATCGAGACGGGCGACGGCTCGCGAGGCGGGCCCGGTGGCGGCGGGGGAGGCCCCGCCTTCCTCTCCCAGATCACCGGCAACGGTCTGTTCCTGGTCTTCGCGGCCCTCTCCGCGACCCTTCCCGTGTTCCTCCCGATGGCCGTCGGCGTCGTCGCGGGGGACTCGGTCGCGGGCGAGGCCGGCGGCGGCACCCTGCGCTATCTGCTCGTCGCACCGGCGGGCCGCACCCGGCTGCTGCTCGCGAAGTACGTGTCCGTGCTGGCGTTCTGTCTGCTCGCCACCCTGGTCGTGGCGGCTTCGGCGCTCGCGGTGGGAGCTCTGCTCTTCCCCGTGGGGGAGGTGACGACGATCTCCGGGACCCGGATCGGCTTCGGCGAGGCGCTCCTCCGGGCCGGACTGATCGCGGTCGCCGTGGCACTGTCCCTCGTCGGCTTCGCGGCACTGGGGCTCTTCGTCTCCACGCTCACCAACAGCGGCGTCGCGGCGATGGCGGCCACCGTAGGGGTGCTGATCACCGTGCAGATCCTGGACACGATGCCGCAGCTCGACGGGATCCATCCGTATCTCTTCCCGCACTACTGGCTGTCCTTCACGGACCTGCTGCGCGACCCGGTCTACTGGGACGAGATGGTCAGGAACGTGGGCCTGCAGGCGGTGTACGCGGCGGTGTTCGGCTCTGCGGCCTGGGCGCGCTTCACCACGAAAGACATCAGTGTCTGAGGGGGGCCCCGACATAGGCCGTCCGTACCGTCGGCCGGTCGAGCCGTCCCCCGATCGGCTCGTCGCGGCACGAACGGCACGAACGGTGTGCTGCAGGGAACGACACGGTACGTTCCGTTTCCAGCCTGGTCATTGTTCGACTTTTGGCGACGACCTGTCAATAAGCGGTGGGGGGAATCCCCCTATGCTCACCGAATGATCACATCGCCGAGTTCCCTGCGCCGCAGCGAGAGGTCACGACGGGCGACGCTGGACGCCGCCCTGGAGCTGTGTACGGAGAAGGGGTACGGCCGGGTCACCGTCGAGGCCATCGCCGCGCGTGCCGGTGTGAGCAAGAAGACGATCTACCGGTGGTGGCCGTCCAAGGGCGCGGTGATGCTGGAGGCGTTCGCCGAGGTGTTCGTCGGCGCCACGCCGTTCGTGGACACCGGCGACGTGGCGGCCGATCTGCGCAGGCACATCAACGGCGCGGTGAAGCTGGTCTCCACGTCGCCCTACGGCCCGGCCTACGCCGGGATCCTGTCGGAGCTGCATCACGACGACGACCTCGCGCGGGCCGTGCGCGAACAGCTGGTCCAGCCCCGCTTCGAGGCCGCGGTCGGGCGCCTGCGGCGCGCGCAGGAACAGGGCCAGATCCCGACCGGAGCCGACCTGCCGCTCGCGGTGGAGATGCTCTACGGCCCCGTCTACTACCGCCATGTGCTGCGGAAGCCGGCCCAGGACGAGGCGACGGTCGCCGCGCTGGTGTCCCACGTCCTGCGATCCCTCGGTGCGGGCCACGGCGGTGCTCCGGCGGGTTCGGCGGGCGGCGCCATCGCTCCGGGTGAGGCCCCGGAGCCCGGTGGGGTCCCCGCGTCCCGTGGTGACGGTGGTCCGGGTGAGGCCCCGGCGCCCGGTGAGGTCCCAGCGTCCCGTGGTGACGGCGTTTCCGGCGACGAGGGTGTTCCGGGTGGCGGGCCCGCCCAGGGGCGCGTCAGCTGAAGAACTCCTTCGCCCTGGCCGTGGCACCGGTGTCGGACAGGACGTCTCCGGGCTTGCTGCCGTTGCCCAGCAGCACCCCGCCCCACCGCATTTCGAGGTATCGCGCCGAATTCCGCAGGGTTCCCACGAGGGGCTCTGCGACCGCCCGGTCGTCGTCCGCCAGCGCGGTGACCCCCCACAGGGTCTTCCCGGCCATCCGCCGCTGGAAGTCGACGCCGGGCGTCTCCAGCCAGCCCGACCAGTGGTCCAGGTACCGCTTGGTGGAGGTGGAGACCGCGTACCAGTACAACGGCGAGGCGACGACGACGTCGGTGGCGGCCAGCGTCGCTTCCAGCAGGGTCGCGGCGTGTCCGGTGGGGACCGAGTGGCCGTCCGTGTGCCGCCGGTCCTCGATTCGGGCAGTGGGAGGTCCCGGAGGTCCAGCCACCGCTGCTCCGTGCCGGCCGGGAGCTGCTCGGCCGCGAGCCGGGCCAGCGTCTCGGTGTTGCCGTCGGCGCGGCTGCTGCCGAGCAGGAAGAGGAAGTTGCGCGTGCCCATGGAGTGCCCCCATTAGTATGCGTACGACTTTTACCGGCGTATGCATCATATGCATGTGCATGAAGTTGGGGGGAGGTGTTTTTCGGTCGCGGGGTATCGGCTGACAGCGAGCTCTCAGGCGAAGAGCCGCTCGAGGACCACCGCGACCCCGTCGTCGTCGTTCGAGAGGGTGATCTCGTCGGCGGCGGCCCGCAGCTCCGGATGGGCGCCGGCCATGGCCACCCGGTGGCCCGTGAGGCGGAACATCGGCAGGTCGTTGGGCATGTCGCCGAACGCCACCGCACAGGCGAGGTCGCGGCCCAGCAGGCCGGCGGCCAGCGATGTCCCCGTGCCCTTGTCCACGCCGTACGGCGCCAGTTCCACCGTGCCCGGGCCCGCCATGGTGACGGACGCCAGATCGCCCACGGCTCCGCGTGCAGCCGTGGCCAGCTCGTCGTCCGTCAGCTCCGGGTGCCGTATCAGGACCTTGATGACCGGCGCCTGCCACAGATCCGCGCGACGCCCGGCCCGCTGTGCGGGGAGTAAAGGGTGCGGCATGCGGTAGCCCGGCTCGATCAGCGTCCGGCCGTCGGGCCCGTCCTGGTCCACCGCGGCGAAGACCTGCCCCACCTCGGCCTCGATCTTGCCGAGCGCGGTGTCGGCCAGCTCCCGGTCCAGCGTCACCGAGTTCAGCATCCGCGCCGACCCGGCGTCGTACACCTGCGCCCCCTGGCCGCAGACCGCCAGACCGGTGTAGCCGAGGTCCGCGAGCAGGGCGCGTATGCCGGGCACCGCCCGGCCCGTGACGATCAGGTGCTGCGCGCCGGCCGAGGCCGCACGCGCCAGGGCGGCGCGGGAACGCGGACTCACGGTGTCGTCGGAACGCAGCAGCGTGCCGTCCAGATCCGTGGCGACGAGGGTGCAAGAGGCGGGGGGCGTGAACATGAGGTCAGCCTAGAGAGATCGCCTTCCCGCCGTACGCCGCTGACCTGCACGGACGGTAACCCCTGTCAGTGGACGCAGAATTCGTTGCCCTCGGGATCCAGGAGCACCTGCCAGGACCCGCCGGGTTCCTCGACGACCCGCAGCACGCTCGCGCCCAGCTCCACCAGTCGTTCCGCCTGGGCCTCGCGCTCTCCGGGGGGCGTGTGGACGTCCAGGTGGAGGCGGTTCTTCACCGTCTTGGGCTCAGGTACGCGCTGGAAGAGGAGGCGGCGTCCGAGCCCTGTCCCGCTCTTCTCCTCGTACGGATCGTCCGGATGCCGTACGGCGACGAGATCACGCCAGGCACGGCGGCCGTGCGGCTCGACCGTGGCGGCCTCGGGCACCGCCCCGGCTCCGAGCAGTTCCTCGATCAGGGCGCTGTTGTCCTCGACGAGATAGCCGAGGGCCTCGGCCCAGAAGTCGGCCTGGGCGTGCGGGTCGGTGGCGTCGATGACGACCTTCCAGTGCAGTGTCATGGAAACCGTTTGTACTGGTTACGTGGTTGACGCGGCAACGGGCACGCCGGAACCCGGGCTGATTCTCCGTACGCCGCAGGGCCGTGAATTCCGCC includes:
- a CDS encoding HAD-IIB family hydrolase gives rise to the protein MFTPPASCTLVATDLDGTLLRSDDTVSPRSRAALARAASAGAQHLIVTGRAVPGIRALLADLGYTGLAVCGQGAQVYDAGSARMLNSVTLDRELADTALGKIEAEVGQVFAAVDQDGPDGRTLIEPGYRMPHPLLPAQRAGRRADLWQAPVIKVLIRHPELTDDELATAARGAVGDLASVTMAGPGTVELAPYGVDKGTGTSLAAGLLGRDLACAVAFGDMPNDLPMFRLTGHRVAMAGAHPELRAAADEITLSNDDDGVAVVLERLFA
- a CDS encoding VOC family protein, translated to MTLHWKVVIDATDPHAQADFWAEALGYLVEDNSALIEELLGAGAVPEAATVEPHGRRAWRDLVAVRHPDDPYEEKSGTGLGRRLLFQRVPEPKTVKNRLHLDVHTPPGEREAQAERLVELGASVLRVVEEPGGSWQVLLDPEGNEFCVH